The bacterium (Candidatus Blackallbacteria) CG13_big_fil_rev_8_21_14_2_50_49_14 genome window below encodes:
- a CDS encoding NnrS family protein produces MDLNIKLKQQESPKILEHYGLWGLGFRPLFLAGMGAALLLMSLWIFQISGLIQPLSAWPPTLWHGHEMVFGFSGAIIAGFLLTASANWSGNKGTSGFKLQSLIFFWLLARILILSKQSPLLSLLAELCFWVDLSYLLLPNLKGKNRVFWLLLGLMTGADLLTCLDAAGLARGLGIPALHFAIGIIVAMITVISGRVLPFFTEKALPSAQVRRWEGLDRWVLGLTLAYAVLQILPIAPIFLAILALSAGSLHLLRWIVWNPWQTRKIPILSILFIGYFWLIVGFFFQAFSQLGLLPTSSATHAWTVGAIGVMIYAMVSRVSLGHTGRPIQASKAIVSGYLCVNLAALLRILPAWLPNQSTDWVLAAGIFWSLAFGLLCFQYIPVLIRPRLDGKPG; encoded by the coding sequence ATGGACTTAAATATAAAATTAAAACAGCAGGAAAGCCCCAAAATTCTTGAGCATTATGGCCTGTGGGGCCTTGGATTCCGCCCCCTTTTTCTTGCAGGCATGGGCGCAGCACTGCTGCTCATGAGTCTCTGGATATTCCAAATCTCAGGTCTGATCCAACCGCTCAGCGCTTGGCCCCCCACCCTCTGGCATGGCCATGAAATGGTTTTTGGTTTCTCTGGCGCAATTATTGCAGGTTTTTTACTCACCGCCAGTGCCAATTGGAGTGGAAACAAGGGCACCTCAGGCTTCAAATTGCAAAGCTTGATTTTTTTCTGGCTGCTGGCCAGAATTTTGATTCTGAGTAAACAATCACCGCTCCTGTCATTGCTTGCTGAACTCTGTTTTTGGGTTGACCTCAGCTATTTGCTATTGCCCAACCTCAAAGGAAAAAACCGCGTATTTTGGCTGCTCTTGGGCCTGATGACAGGTGCAGATTTACTCACTTGTTTGGATGCAGCAGGGCTCGCCAGGGGTCTGGGGATTCCCGCGCTGCATTTCGCAATCGGCATTATCGTCGCCATGATCACCGTCATTTCAGGCAGGGTGCTGCCCTTTTTCACAGAAAAAGCACTTCCTTCAGCTCAGGTACGCCGTTGGGAGGGTTTAGATCGCTGGGTTTTGGGCCTGACTCTGGCCTATGCGGTTTTACAAATCCTGCCAATAGCGCCTATTTTCCTGGCTATTCTTGCACTCTCGGCAGGAAGCTTGCATCTCCTGCGCTGGATCGTTTGGAACCCCTGGCAAACCAGAAAAATCCCGATCTTGAGTATTTTGTTCATCGGTTATTTTTGGCTGATTGTGGGCTTTTTCTTTCAAGCTTTCAGTCAGCTTGGGCTGCTCCCTACCAGCAGCGCGACCCATGCCTGGACAGTGGGTGCAATCGGGGTGATGATCTATGCCATGGTTTCACGTGTTTCATTGGGGCATACCGGGCGCCCGATTCAAGCTTCAAAGGCCATTGTCTCAGGTTATCTCTGTGTCAATCTGGCAGCATTGCTGAGAATTTTGCCTGCCTGGCTTCCCAATCAAAGCACTGATTGGGTACTGGCAGCCGGAATTTTTTGGAGCTTGGCCTTTGGTCTTTTATGCTTTCAATATATTCCCGTTTTGATACGGCCCCGCCTGGATGGAAAGCCAGGATAA
- a CDS encoding cytochrome C encodes MKRSYKLSLFIASLGLVSAFLLGCPASQTSENKTETTTSAAPADVPLAEAGADGKGIGPVKTVELTALDTALVAEGQKTFESKCASCHKFEAKYVGPALKGVTERRKPEWIMNMILNSTEMVQKDPEAKKLFATFMMAMPNQNMDEKSARAVLEYFRSMDEKK; translated from the coding sequence ATGAAACGAAGCTATAAATTGAGTCTCTTCATCGCCAGTCTTGGACTGGTGAGTGCGTTTTTACTGGGGTGCCCAGCTTCTCAGACCTCTGAAAATAAAACTGAAACCACGACCAGCGCTGCACCTGCCGATGTGCCTCTTGCCGAAGCGGGGGCAGATGGCAAAGGCATTGGGCCTGTCAAAACAGTTGAATTGACGGCTTTGGATACTGCGCTGGTGGCAGAAGGTCAGAAAACGTTTGAGTCGAAATGCGCGTCCTGTCATAAATTTGAAGCCAAATATGTGGGGCCAGCCTTGAAAGGAGTCACTGAAAGACGCAAGCCAGAATGGATCATGAATATGATCCTGAATTCAACCGAAATGGTTCAAAAAGATCCTGAAGCCAAAAAGCTGTTTGCGACCTTTATGATGGCCATGCCCAACCAGAATATGGACGAAAAATCAGCTCGCGCTGTCTTGGAATATTTCCGCAGTATGGATGAAAAGAAATAA